One stretch of Malus domestica chromosome 14, GDT2T_hap1 DNA includes these proteins:
- the LOC103454832 gene encoding uncharacterized protein: MALASAFLEILRRPTIVEVLGELMMFITPLWIAVVVGVFVGWAWKPKWANLVGRELLDSPITKQKESSSSSSSSQSSSTCIGLIPGLSSLKFQLPSCIPWPADERNPKEALSLPPTTNPDFSSSKIERESSGHVNNEDLRHICQLVEEKDGGPAWIHMMDRSTPTMRYQAWRRDPETGPPQYRSSTIYEDCTPELLRDFFWDDEFRVKWDDMLVHASTLEECPTTGAMLVHWVRKFPFFCSDREYLIGRRIWEAGRTYYCVTKGVPSSAVPRRDKPRRVDLYYSSWCIRAVESKRGDGQLTACEILLYHHEDMGIPWELAKLGVRQGMWGAVKKIEPGLRAYQKERASEAPLSRCAYMAQINTKVSADYLRSVENSTGDSMVVEKSDKLDSSDKPEGKSIPKLLVVGGAIALACSLDRGLLTKAVIFGVARRFAKIGRRF, translated from the exons ATGGCGTTGGCGTCGGCTTTTCTGGAAATTCTTAGACGACCCACGATTGTGGAGGTGCTCGGTGAGTTGATGATGTTCATAACCCCTCTGTGGATTGCTGTGGTTGTTGGTGTTTTTGTTGGGTGGGCGTGGAAGCCCAAATGGGCGAACTTGGTTGGCCGAGAGCTGTTGGATAGCCcaatcacaaaacaaaaagaatccTCCTCTTCCTCGTCGTCCTCGCAGAGTTCGTCCACGTGTATCGGTTTGATTCCGGGGCTGAGCTCGTTGAAGTTTCAGCTGCCCAGTTGCATTCCATGGCCTGCCGACGAAAGGAATCCGAAAGAGGCGCTTTCTTTGCCACCTACCACCAATCCTGATTTCAG CTCCTCAAAGATTGAAAGAGAAAGTTCCGGTCATGTGAACAATGAGGATTTACGGCACATATGCCAGCTTGTTGAGGAGAAAGATGGAGGGCCTGCTTGGATTCATATGATGGATCGGTCTACCCCAACTATGCGCTATCAAGCTTGGCGAAGAGACCCCGAG ACTGGACCTCCGCAATACCGCAGTAGTACTATATATGAGGACTGTACACCTGAGTTACTGAGGGATTTCTTTTGGGATGATGAGTTTCGAGTGAAGTGGGATGACATGCTTGTACATGCATCTACTTTGGAAGAATGTCCAACCACCGGAGCCATGTTGGTGCACTGGGTGCGCAAG TTCCCATTCTTTTGTAGCGACAGAGAATACTTGATAGGTCGTCGCATTTGGGAAGCAGGACGGACATACTACTGCGTAACGAAG GGAGTACCCTCCTCTGCTGTACCAAGGCGTGACAAACCTAGACGTGTTGACTTGTACTATTCAAGTTGGTGCATTCGAGCAG TTGAATCAAAGAGAGGGGATGGCCAGCTTACTGCATGTGAAATTTTACTCTATCATCACGAAGATATGGGTATCCCTTGGGAACTTGCAAAACTTGGAGTCCGGCAAGGTATGTGGGGAGCTGTTAAAAAGATCGAACCTGGCTTGCGTGCATATCAGAAGGAGAGAGCCTCTGAAGCCCCACTTTCACGGTGTGCTTACATGGCTCAGATCAACACCAAAGTCAGTGCAGACTACTTGAGATCTGTTGAAAACAGCACCGGCGATTCCATGGTGGTTGAAAAGTCAGATAAGTTGGATTCATCGGACAAACCAGAAGGGAAGAGCATACCTAAGCTTCTAGTTGTCGGTGGGGCTATTGCCCTTGCCTGTAGTCTTGACCGAGGGCTCTTAACAAAGGCAGTCATATTCGGAGTAGCCCGAAGATTTGCCAAAATTGGTAGGAGGTTCTGA